TTTGATGAGTCTGCCGACAGTCTGAGCAGGAGGGCGATTCCGAAAACCATTGCACGGGGCGGGTGCTTCTCCAGGCGAAGAACGGCCGTTCATCCGCTGCGAGTCTGGATTGCTGAGCGGTTCGCGCCCAAGGGCGCTCTTACGGGGGGAAATGACAAGGCCCCGCGGGGCGGGGCCCACGGCAAATTTGTTCTCACCCTGCCGCCCGAGCCGAACCGAGTGAGTTGTCGGTCAGGCGCAGGTAGTCGAGGATCCTTCGAGAGCTGGAGGCAAGTTGGCGCATCATTTGCGCGATCGACTGGCGGGGTTTCTGGAACGACTTCAAGATCCCCACCGCGAAGCGGCGCAGGCGCGTGACGTTCTCCGGGCCATAACCGGTGCGTATGCGGCTGCGATCCTCGTCGTAATTCCAGTCGATGATGTAGTGGGTGCTCTCGATGCGCCAGTGTTCGCGATCGATCGCGAGCAGGCGCTCGGGCGATGCCTGCTGTGGCGAACGGCTGGTGATGCCGAGGGCGATTTCGCAGCTTCGCTTTCCGGTTTTCTTGATAAGCACCTCGCGCTCGATCAGAAAGACCTGTCCGATGTGCGGGAAATCGAGGTAGCTGTTCAGTGCCGTGCTCGCCCAGATGCGCCGCGTCTCGATCCGTCCATGCGCCAGGGTGGGTGGCTCGGCGAAGTCTGGTGCGCCGCGCCGCTCGAAGTGCAGGGCAATGTCGTTTGCGAGGGTGGGCTGATTGCCTTTGACCGTGAAGTGGTAGTGTGCCTGGCGCTCGACGATGTACGCGGCGAGTCCGCGTTGTGTCAGGAGCGCATCGGCGGTGATGTCCCGGCCCGCAATCTCGCATTGCGCGAGCAGCGGGATCGCCATGCCGATTTCATTGGTCCGTTTAAGCGCGTCGCTTCCCGTTACCGGCAGCGAGCCGACTTTTTTTGGGTGTAGCAGTGACCGGACTCATGGCCAACGACGCTCATGATATGCGTTTGTTCTCCGGCTTCATCGATGGCGTTCTTCATCGTCTTGCCATCGATAGCCAGCGCCTCCTCCTTGGCCGCCCATGCCTGGTTCCAGGCATCGAGCGCACATTCGAGAGCGCCCGGTTCGATACGCACCAGACAGTCACGGATCACGTATTCGCTGGGCACCTCGTAATGGACCTTGCCGTTGACGCGGGTGCGGCGGCAGCCGAAGCGGGCCCGCGCGGCCTGTCCAAGCCCGCTGGCCCAATCGGCCATGGCCTTGTAGCCGCGCATTCCACACAGGCTCGCGCCGGCCGCGAGCGCCAACACCACCGGCAGGCGATGACGGCGCCCGTGGGCACGGCGTGGATCGGGGATCGAGGCAAAACAGCGCGGCAGCGAGTACATTTGTTCGGCATTGAGTTGCATCTTGGGGACTCCAGCAAGGCCCAGGTGGGCACGATCGGGATGGTTCAGGCGAGCCGGGACATTGCGGCACAGCGGCCGCACGAATACCCGTTTGGGGCACAGGCCTCGGTCGAGTAGCCCTCGCGCGTACGTCGGTAGCCGCGCGTCAGCCCGAGTTCAAGCCAGTTCGCGGCGCGGTAGACACCGCCATGGAAGCGGCGCGGATCGACAAATGTTTCGAGCAACAGCAGCGGATGCCCGAACTGGCACTGCCAATCGGCGCCGATGCGCCGCTCCAGCAGCGACAGCACCTTCGAGCCCACGTTCGGCCAGCGGCCTTCAGGCAGGATCAGAAAGCGGCTGTTGTTGGCGATCAGCTTGAGCCGGTCGTACTGAAGCCGGAAGTCCCAGCCGATCCAGCGATCCCGCACGCCACATTTGAGCGCCGCCGCCGAGATGCTGAGCAACGCGACCCATTGCTCGCGCCAGGTTGCCACGTACCACAGCGTCTCGCCGATTCTCGGCAGATCGCCCAGGTAGCGGTGCCGGGCCATCTGCGCTTGATAGCGCGCCTGTTCGCTGCGCGTGACCGGGCGAAGGATCAGTTCGGACAGGCATTGGCCTTGGAAATTGTTGATGAGTTCATGCGCCCGTTATACCGGGCTTTTTCGGTCTTGTCCAGCGGTAGAGGCTAAGTTATTGGCTTCACCCAAGAAACTTGGGAGGACAAATTCGCCCTGGGGCGGGGCCTTGTTGGAACGACCGGGAGGGAAGCCCGGCCAGCAGGTCGCCGGCGGTCAGGCCTTCCAGCACGATGCCAGCGCTGGAGAAGGACTCCTCCACCGTCGGGAAATCGGCCACGGCCTCGGCATCCAGGGTGAAGAACAAGGACCCCGAGAAAGTGTAGCCGGTGGAGAGGCTGTCATTGAGGATCTCGATCTCGAAGCCGGCGCTGGCATCGGCACCGGCATCCGAGGGAGCCGGGTCGGCCTCGGCCGAGCCTTCGGTGAAGGCGCTGACGGTGAAATCGAACGCGGGCGAGGAGGAGAAGAGGCCCGGGACGCTGGTGACTCTGGTGGCCGTACCCGCATCGTGGAAGGCAGCGGCGGTGCCGGTGGTGGCCTCGGAACCCAGCTTGTCGGAAGTGAAGAACAGGGTCAGATCTGTGGAATCCGCCGCGCCCGCGTCGTCCGGGGTGGCGTCGAAGAGGGTGAACGTGGCATCGGCGAAGTTGAAGAAGGAAGCCGTTGCGTGAGCCTGGCCGGCCGCCAGGCCGGTGGCCAGGAGGGCACCGGCCAGGGCGGTCCGGGTGAAGTACTGTGTCAACTGTGGGTTAAACATTGCTGTGTCTCCTGAAGAGGTTACAACGTCCGCCGGGATGTGGGTCACCCTTAGACGGTCGTGAAGGCTGAAAGGGTTTGGTTGCCGGTCCATGAGTCGATACTCAGGGGTCGATACTCAGGGGTCGGTACTCAGGGCTCGGTACTCAGAGCCTAGGGCCGCCATGTAACACGGGGCTTACAGGCCATTTACCGTTCGTTGACCATGGACCTTCCTTGGCACGGCCCCGGCAGCTGCCGGGGCCGTGATGGCTCATGGCCTCGTCATCGCAAGTTCCTCAGGAACCGATGATGCCGCCATCCTTGCGGGTGATGACGATGGTGGCGTCCCGGGGCACGGTGACTCCGTCGGGGCCGCCCTGCTGGGGGAAGTTGCTCTCCGATGCGTCACCGCCACCCGGATGCTGCACATTGATGAACATGGTGCGGCGGTCCGGGGTCGGGGCGACACCGGTGATCTCGCAGCCCGGCACGCCGGTGAAGATGCGCTTGATCTCCTTTGTATCGAGGTTCGCCACCAGCATCTGGTTGTTGAGGCCGTCCGCCTGGCCACCGTCGGTCTGGATGAACAGGCGGCCGTCGGGGTCGGCCCAGATACCGTCGGGATCGGAGAAGCTCTCCTCGGTACCGTGGGTGTCCTGGGAAAACACGAATATGTCCCACGCGAAGGTGGTGCCGGTATG
The Gammaproteobacteria bacterium DNA segment above includes these coding regions:
- a CDS encoding ISAs1 family transposase, translated to MAIPLLAQCEIAGRDITADALLTQRGLAAYIVERQAHYHFTVKGNQPTLANDIALHFERRGAPDFAEPPTLAHGRIETRRIWASTALNSYLDFPHIGQVFLIEREVLIKKTGKRSCEIALGITSRSPQQASPERLLAIDREHWRIESTHYIIDWNYDEDRSRIRTGYGPENVTRLRRFAVGILKSFQKPRQSIAQMMRQLASSSRRILDYLRLTDNSLGSARAAG
- a CDS encoding DUF4338 domain-containing protein; the encoded protein is MARHRYLGDLPRIGETLWYVATWREQWVALLSISAAALKCGVRDRWIGWDFRLQYDRLKLIANNSRFLILPEGRWPNVGSKVLSLLERRIGADWQCQFGHPLLLLETFVDPRRFHGGVYRAANWLELGLTRGYRRTREGYSTEACAPNGYSCGRCAAMSRLA
- a CDS encoding transposase family protein produces the protein MQLNAEQMYSLPRCFASIPDPRRAHGRRHRLPVVLALAAGASLCGMRGYKAMADWASGLGQAARARFGCRRTRVNGKVHYEVPSEYVIRDCLVRIEPGALECALDAWNQAWAAKEEALAIDGKTMKNAIDEAGEQTHIMSVVGHESGHCYTQKKSARCR